In Triticum urartu cultivar G1812 chromosome 6, Tu2.1, whole genome shotgun sequence, the following proteins share a genomic window:
- the LOC125515011 gene encoding diacylglycerol kinase 3-like isoform X2 — protein MQHPSATNNKVGAGLSAPPLFFLSPIHPAPPPVPIRQLPSCDTYSYRCLFLSPAGGAAMERAEAEVGMAGNGDAAVHTPHSAPPTAPSARVSIWESVRACGVWGRDVDKAELRRRVVMPLYARRAVAAAVAEKDEAAGVAAAAAARDEAVGGGEGEDGLEVVAPMVVFVNSKSGGRHGPELKVRLHELISKEQVFDLSTVKPSDFVRYGLGCLERLADQGDNCAKDIRANLRIMVAGGDGTVGWVLGCLQELNKSKREPVPPTGIIPLGTGNDLARSFGWGGSFPFGWRSAVKRYLNKAVSASVVHLDSWQAVIRMPEGEITELPHALKKAEPADQLEFSKASGSELTEKASCYKGVFYNYLSIGMDAQVAYGFHHLRDEKPYLAQGPVANKLIYAGYSCTQGWFCTPCTASPQLRGLRNILRLYIKRANCSEWEQIQMPSSVRSIVVLNLDNYASGKHPWGDLKPDYLEKIDSK, from the exons ATGCAGCACCCGTCAGCAACCAATAATAAAGTCGGCGCTGGGCTCAGCGCTCCTCCTCTCTTCTTTCTTTCCCCAATTCATCCAGCTCCTCCACCGGTGCCAATTCGGCAGCTGCCTAGCTGTGATACATACTCCTACCGTTGCCTTTTCCTTTCcccggcgggcggcgcggcgatggAGCGGGCGGAGGCGGAGGTGGGGATGGCCGGCAACGGCGACGCCGCCGTCCACACGCCCCACTCCGCGCCGCCGACGGCGCCGTCGGCGCGCGTGTCGATCTGGGAGTCGGTGCGCGCGTGCGGGGTGTGGGGCCGGGACGTCGACAAGGCCGAGCTGCGGCGCCGCGTCGTCATGCCGCTCTACGCGCGGAGGGCCgtggccgccgccgtcgccgagAAGGACGAGGCCGCCGGCGTGGCGGCCGCCGCGGCGGCGAGGGACGAGGCGGTGGGCGGCGGGGAGGGGGAGGACGGGCTGGAGGTGGTGGCGCCGATGGTCGTGTTCGTCAACTCCAAGAGCGGCGGGCGCCACGGGCCCGAGCTCAAGGTGCGGCTCCACGAGCTCATCAGCAAGGAGCAG GTCTTCGATCTTTCTACTGTGAAGCCTTCTGATTTTGTTCGTTATGGTTTGGGCTGTTTGGAGAGGTTGGCTGATCAAGGTGATAACTGTGCAAAGGACATCCGTGCAAATTTGAGGATTATG GTTGCTGGAGGTGATGGCACTGTTGGTTGGGTACTTGGATGTCTCCAAGAACTTAATAAGTCGAAAAGGGAACCAGTTCCTCCCACAGGAATCATTCCACTCGGGACAGGAAATGACCTTGCTAGATCATTTGGATGG GGTGGCTCTTTTCCCTTTGGTTGGCGTTCAGCTGTAAAGCGATATCTCAACAAGGCAGTGTCTGCTTCGGTCGTCCATCTTGACAG TTGGCAGGCTGTGATTAGGATGCCAGAGGGAGAAATAACAGAGTTGCCACATGCACTTAAGAAAGCGGAACCTGCCGATCAGCTGGAGTTCAGCAAG GCGAGTGGCAGTGAGTTAACCGAAAAAGCTTCATGCTATAAAGGAGTATTCTACAACTACCTTAGCATTG GGATGGATGCCCAAGTTGCATATGGCTTCCACCATCTACGAGATGAAAAGCCATATCTTGCTCAAGGACCAGTTGCAAATAAG TTGATTTATGCTGGATATAGCTGCACACAGGGATGGTTCTGTACTCCTTGTACAGCAAGTCCTCAGCTAAG GGGACTTCGGAACATTTTGCGGCTTTACATTAAAAGGGCAAATTGTTCTGAATGGGAGCAAATTCAAATGCCTTCAAG TGTTAGATCCATAGTGGTCTTAAATCTGGACAACTACGCCAGTGGAAAGCATCCATGGGGTGATCTTAAACCGGATTATCTTGAAAAG ATAGACAGCAAGTGA
- the LOC125515011 gene encoding diacylglycerol kinase 3-like isoform X1 codes for MQHPSATNNKVGAGLSAPPLFFLSPIHPAPPPVPIRQLPSCDTYSYRCLFLSPAGGAAMERAEAEVGMAGNGDAAVHTPHSAPPTAPSARVSIWESVRACGVWGRDVDKAELRRRVVMPLYARRAVAAAVAEKDEAAGVAAAAAARDEAVGGGEGEDGLEVVAPMVVFVNSKSGGRHGPELKVRLHELISKEQVFDLSTVKPSDFVRYGLGCLERLADQGDNCAKDIRANLRIMVAGGDGTVGWVLGCLQELNKSKREPVPPTGIIPLGTGNDLARSFGWGGSFPFGWRSAVKRYLNKAVSASVVHLDSWQAVIRMPEGEITELPHALKKAEPADQLEFSKASGSELTEKASCYKGVFYNYLSIGMDAQVAYGFHHLRDEKPYLAQGPVANKLIYAGYSCTQGWFCTPCTASPQLRGLRNILRLYIKRANCSEWEQIQMPSSVRSIVVLNLDNYASGKHPWGDLKPDYLEKKGFVEAHSDDGLIEIFGLKEGWHASFVMAELIKAKHIAQAAAIKFEMRGGEWDRAYVQMDGEPWKQPLIQDQSTIVEINKVPYHSRMINGDS; via the exons ATGCAGCACCCGTCAGCAACCAATAATAAAGTCGGCGCTGGGCTCAGCGCTCCTCCTCTCTTCTTTCTTTCCCCAATTCATCCAGCTCCTCCACCGGTGCCAATTCGGCAGCTGCCTAGCTGTGATACATACTCCTACCGTTGCCTTTTCCTTTCcccggcgggcggcgcggcgatggAGCGGGCGGAGGCGGAGGTGGGGATGGCCGGCAACGGCGACGCCGCCGTCCACACGCCCCACTCCGCGCCGCCGACGGCGCCGTCGGCGCGCGTGTCGATCTGGGAGTCGGTGCGCGCGTGCGGGGTGTGGGGCCGGGACGTCGACAAGGCCGAGCTGCGGCGCCGCGTCGTCATGCCGCTCTACGCGCGGAGGGCCgtggccgccgccgtcgccgagAAGGACGAGGCCGCCGGCGTGGCGGCCGCCGCGGCGGCGAGGGACGAGGCGGTGGGCGGCGGGGAGGGGGAGGACGGGCTGGAGGTGGTGGCGCCGATGGTCGTGTTCGTCAACTCCAAGAGCGGCGGGCGCCACGGGCCCGAGCTCAAGGTGCGGCTCCACGAGCTCATCAGCAAGGAGCAG GTCTTCGATCTTTCTACTGTGAAGCCTTCTGATTTTGTTCGTTATGGTTTGGGCTGTTTGGAGAGGTTGGCTGATCAAGGTGATAACTGTGCAAAGGACATCCGTGCAAATTTGAGGATTATG GTTGCTGGAGGTGATGGCACTGTTGGTTGGGTACTTGGATGTCTCCAAGAACTTAATAAGTCGAAAAGGGAACCAGTTCCTCCCACAGGAATCATTCCACTCGGGACAGGAAATGACCTTGCTAGATCATTTGGATGG GGTGGCTCTTTTCCCTTTGGTTGGCGTTCAGCTGTAAAGCGATATCTCAACAAGGCAGTGTCTGCTTCGGTCGTCCATCTTGACAG TTGGCAGGCTGTGATTAGGATGCCAGAGGGAGAAATAACAGAGTTGCCACATGCACTTAAGAAAGCGGAACCTGCCGATCAGCTGGAGTTCAGCAAG GCGAGTGGCAGTGAGTTAACCGAAAAAGCTTCATGCTATAAAGGAGTATTCTACAACTACCTTAGCATTG GGATGGATGCCCAAGTTGCATATGGCTTCCACCATCTACGAGATGAAAAGCCATATCTTGCTCAAGGACCAGTTGCAAATAAG TTGATTTATGCTGGATATAGCTGCACACAGGGATGGTTCTGTACTCCTTGTACAGCAAGTCCTCAGCTAAG GGGACTTCGGAACATTTTGCGGCTTTACATTAAAAGGGCAAATTGTTCTGAATGGGAGCAAATTCAAATGCCTTCAAG TGTTAGATCCATAGTGGTCTTAAATCTGGACAACTACGCCAGTGGAAAGCATCCATGGGGTGATCTTAAACCGGATTATCTTGAAAAG AAAGGTTTTGTTGAAGCTCATTCAGACGACGGTTTGATTGAAATATTTGGTCTGAAAGAAGGTTGGCATGCTTCATTCGTTATGGCTGAGCTTATCAAAGCAAAGCACATTGCTCAG GCTGCAGCTATCAAGTTTGAAATGAGGGGAGGCGAGTGGGATCGAGCATATGTTCAAATGGACGGCGAGCCATGGAAACAACCACTCATCCAGGACCAGTCGACAATTGTGGAAATAAACAAGGTTCCGTATCACTCCCGGATGATAAACGGGGATTCATGA
- the LOC125515010 gene encoding glutamate receptor 2.8-like (The sequence of the model RefSeq protein was modified relative to this genomic sequence to represent the inferred CDS: added 102 bases not found in genome assembly), whose product MAVEDYYAAHPGSATRVELHFRDSKGDVVGAASAALDLIKNAQVQAIIGPKTSAEAEFVAQLGSRAHVPVLSYSATSPSLSPAQTPYFVRTAAKDSLQATPVAAVLAHFGWRAAVVLHEDSPYGTGILPALADALQSVDSAAIVERVPVPSRAHDDALDALLYRLNAMPTRVFVVHANFRLATRLFRRAGEAGMMSDGYAWVVTDGVGSLVDRLSPEDVDAMQGVVSLRPHVELTSQVKNFSARFRARFRRDNPASDDDMINDPTVTRLWSYDTAWAIAAAAEAAASVPGPAFQTPQRSRALTDLDRLGVSATGAALLRAVRNTTFDGMAGRFKLVNGQLQVAAYEVVNIIGNGARTVGFWTPESGISQDLNVGGAKVERKLKPILWPGEALSQPRGWTESPNGRVLKVAVPMKNGFKQFVDVVGEKNSTAPKVTGYCIDVFEAVMKNLPYPVKYQYVPFPRSPDSYEKLVDQVSGGEADIAVGDVTITASRMHEADFSMPFTESGWAMVVATRPDTSASMWIFLQPLTTSLWLTSLGFFCFTGFVVWVIEHRVNPEFRGTPSQQFGLIFYFSFSTLVFAHKEKLESNLSRLVVIIWVFVVLILTSSYTASLTSMLTVQQLRPTVTDVKELQRRGQHIGYQEGSFIKPLLTKMGFDERKMKKYSTLEQYAEALSKGSADGGVDAVFDEIPYLKLFLSQHCDGYMQVGPVYKTDGFGFVFPRGSPMVGDVSREILRLAEGDQMARIEKAWFGEPGTCRDALGGIGAGGGSSNLSFRSFGGLFLITGVVSSLMLLLYFAIFMYRERDELREAEREAKAEDGSGSVPVRRLRVLLQHYDKRDLKSPTFRTWNDDSVRNGSDYAGRTPRWSGGDAGLTPRAGAEEHAMGGASPLSVDISSEMNAGSSPEGTPASEISESFEQRIEGAVASVEMARSNASRLQ is encoded by the exons GCGTTGGACCTGATCAAGAACGCGCAGGTGCAGGCCATCATCGGGCCCAAGACATCAGCGGAGGCGGAGTTCGTCGCCCAACTCGGCAGCCGCGCCCACGTCCCCGTGCTCTCCTACTCCGCCACCTCCCCGTCCCTCTCGCCGGCGCAGACGCCCTACTTCGTGCGCACCGCCGCCAAAGACTCCTTGCAGGCCACCCCCGTCGCCGCTGTCCTAGCACACTTCGGGTGGCGCGCGGCCGTCGTCCTGCACGAGGACTCGCCCTACGGCACCGGCATCCTCCCGGCGCTCGCCGACGCGCTCCAGAGCGTCGACAGCGCGGCCATCGTGGAACGCGTGCCCGTGCCGAGCCGCGCGCACGACGACGCCCTCGACGCGCTGCTCTACCGCCTCAATGCGATGCCGACGCGCGTGTTCGTCGTGCACGCCAATTTCCGCCTGGCGACGCGGCTCTTCCGGCGAGCGGGGGAGGCCGGGATGATGTCCGATGGCTACGCCTGGGTCGTCACAGATGGCGTCGGAAGCTTGGTGGACAGGCTCAGCCCCGAGGACGTCGACGCCATGCAGGGCGTCGTCAGCCTCCGGCCCCACGTTGAGCTCACGAGCCAGGTCAAGAACTTCTCGGCGCGGTTCAGGGCGAGGTTCCGGCGGGACAACCCGGCCTCCGACGATGACATGATCAATGATCCGACCGTGACGAGGCTCTGGTCGTACGACACGGCGTGGGCGATCGCCGCGGCAGCCGAGGCGGCCGCCAGTGTCCCCGGCCCGGCATTTCAGACACCGCAGCGTAGCAGGGCACTCACAGACCTGGACCGGCTCGGTGTGTCGGCCACCGGAGCAGCGCTTCTCAGAGCGGTGCGTAACACCACGTTCGACGGGATGGCCGGCAGGTTCAAGCTTGTGAACGGGCAGCTGCAGGTGGCGGCATACGAGGTCGTCAACATCATCGGGAACGGTGCCAGGACGGTGGGGTTTTGGACGCCGGAGTCCGGCATTTCGCAGGACCTGAACGTCGGCGGCGCCAAGGTTGAGCGAAAGCTGAAACCCATTCTCTGGCCGGGCGAGGCGCTGTCCCAGCCAAGAGGCTGGACGGAATCGCCGAACGGACGTGTGCTCAAGGTCGCCGTGCCGATGAAGAACGGGTTCAAGCAGTTCGTGGATGTTGTCGGGGAGAAGAACTCGACGGCGCCGAAGGTCACCGGGTACTGCATCGACGTGTTCGAAGCGGTGATGAAGAACCTGCCCTACCCGGTGAAGTACCAGTACGTGCCGTTCCCCCGAAGCCCCGATTCGTACGAGAAGCTGGTGGACCAGGTGAGCGGCGGGGAGGCGGACATTGCGGTGGGGGACGTGACGATCACGGCGAGCAGGATGCACGAGGCGGACTTCTCCATGCCGTTCACGGAGTCCGGGTGGGCGATGGTGGTGGCGACGCGGCCGGACACGAGCGCCAGCATGTGGATCTTCCTGCAGCCGCTCACCACCAGCCTCTGGCTCACGAGCCTCGGCTTCTTCTGCTTCACCGGCTTCGTGGTGTGGGTCATCGAGCACCGCGTCAACCCGGAGTTCCGGGGCACGCCGTCGCAGCAGTTCGGCCTCATCTTCTACTTCTCCTTCTCAACGCTCGTCTTCGCACACA AGGAGAAGCTGGAGAGCAACCTGTCGAGGCTGGTGGTGATCATATGGGTGTTCGTGGTGCTGATCCTGACGTCGAGCTACACGGCGAGCCTGACGTCGATGCTGACGGTCCAGCAGCTCCGGCCAACCGTGACCGACGTGAAGGAGCTGCAGAGGCGCGGCCAACACATCGGGTACCAGGAGGGGAGCTTCATCAAGCCCTTGCTCACAAAGATGGGCTTCGACGAGAGGAAGATGAAGAAGTACAGCACGCTGGAGCAGTACGCCGAGGCGCTGTCGAAGGGCTCGGCGGACGGCGGCGTGGACGCGGTGTTCGACGAGATCCCGTACCTGAAGCTGTTCCTGTCGCAGCACTGCGACGGGTACATGCAGGTGGGGCCCGTGTACAAGACGGACGGCTTCGGGTTCGTGTTCCCGAGGGGGTCGCCCATGGTGGGGGACGTGTCGCGGGAGATCCTGCGGCTGGCGGAGGGCGACCAGATGGCGCGCATCGAGAAGGCGTGGTTCGGCGAGCCCGGCACGTGCCGGGACGCGCTGGGCGGCATCGGCGCCGGCGGCGGCTCGTCGAACCTCAGCTTCCGGAGCTTCGGCGGGCTGTTCCTCATCACCGGCGTCGTGTCCAGCCTCATGCTGCTGCTCTATTTCGCCATCTTCATGTACCGCGAGCGCGACGAGCTCCGGGAGGCGGAGCGGGAGGCGAAGGCCGAGGACGGCTCCGGGAGCGTGCCCGTGCGGAGGCTGCGCGTGTTGCTGCAGCACTACGACAAGAGGGACCTCAAGTCCCCCACCTTCAGGACGTGGAACGACGACTCCGTCAGGAACGGCAGCGACTACGCCGGCAGGACACCGAGATGGAGCGGCGGCGACGCGGGCCTGACGCCGAGGGCCGGTGCGGAGGAACACGCCATGGGAGGGGCGAGCCCGCTGAGCGTGGACATCAGCTCCGAGATGAATGCCGGCTCTTCGCCGGAGGGGACGCCGGCGTCGGAGATCAGTGAGTCATTCGAGCAGAGGATAGAGGGGGCAGTAGCCTCAGTGGAAATGGCAAGGTCAAACGCCTCTCGGCTGCAGTAA